One stretch of Leadbetterella byssophila DSM 17132 DNA includes these proteins:
- a CDS encoding HD domain-containing protein, with amino-acid sequence MHGHIRSNTEQRKIFNDPVYGFITIPGDFIFRVVEHPYFQRLRRIKQLGLAELVYPGAVHSRFQHALGAMHLMHEALLSLEAKGVKMSDQEKEGALLAILLHDIGHGPFSHVLEHSLFHNVSHECISELLIARLNVTFEGRLDTAIAMFNGSYPRKFFHQLVSGQLDMDRMDYLNRDSFFTAVAEGKIGAERIIKMLHVANDELVVEEKGLMSVENFLVARQHMYWQVYLHKTAICAETVLLKVFQRVKDLLKTESVPMGASLLRFLGNEITLDTIQEDPTILEDFVKLDDNDIWFALKIWADHSDQILSVLSKSLLDRNLFKIKFDKNYDLGDYKEGLIQKLNKAGISKEHQTYFYREGKIKSSGYDLHHSSIKILWKDGNTMEISEASELPTIRALSNIVEKNYLCYANDVYLREISDRAENNLY; translated from the coding sequence ATGCATGGGCATATAAGATCGAATACTGAACAGAGAAAGATATTTAATGATCCGGTGTATGGTTTTATTACCATACCTGGAGATTTCATATTTAGGGTAGTTGAACATCCCTATTTTCAAAGGTTAAGAAGAATAAAGCAGTTGGGCCTAGCTGAGCTGGTTTACCCTGGGGCGGTGCACAGTAGATTCCAGCATGCCTTGGGTGCCATGCATTTGATGCATGAAGCTTTATTATCCTTAGAAGCGAAGGGAGTCAAGATGAGTGATCAGGAGAAGGAAGGAGCTCTTTTGGCCATTCTTCTCCATGACATAGGCCATGGGCCTTTTTCCCATGTACTGGAGCATTCTCTATTTCATAATGTTTCCCATGAGTGCATTTCAGAATTATTGATTGCTCGGTTAAACGTAACCTTTGAAGGAAGACTAGACACGGCAATAGCCATGTTTAACGGATCATATCCCCGGAAGTTTTTTCACCAACTGGTTTCGGGCCAGTTGGATATGGACCGTATGGATTACCTGAATCGCGACAGCTTCTTTACTGCTGTGGCGGAAGGAAAGATTGGGGCAGAACGCATCATAAAGATGCTTCATGTAGCCAATGATGAGTTAGTCGTAGAAGAAAAAGGGCTGATGAGTGTGGAAAACTTTCTCGTGGCCCGTCAACATATGTATTGGCAAGTGTATTTGCACAAGACTGCTATTTGTGCAGAGACAGTTCTACTGAAAGTTTTTCAAAGAGTCAAAGATCTTCTAAAGACGGAGAGTGTGCCTATGGGGGCGTCATTGCTTCGTTTTTTAGGAAATGAGATAACATTGGATACTATTCAAGAAGATCCTACTATACTGGAGGATTTTGTAAAGCTAGATGATAATGACATCTGGTTTGCATTAAAGATTTGGGCTGACCATTCAGACCAGATTTTGTCCGTTTTGAGTAAAAGTTTACTAGATAGGAATCTCTTCAAGATTAAATTTGACAAGAATTACGATTTGGGGGACTACAAAGAGGGTCTAATTCAAAAGCTGAATAAGGCCGGGATATCAAAGGAACATCAAACGTATTTCTACCGTGAGGGCAAGATCAAGAGTAGCGGTTATGATCTTCATCATTCAAGCATAAAAATCCTCTGGAAGGACGGTAATACTATGGAAATCTCCGAGGCTTCAGAATTACCGACCATCCGCGCTTTGAGCAATATTGTGGAAAAAAATTACTTATGTTATGCCAATGATGTATATTTACGGGAGATTTCGGACCGCGCTGAAAACAACTTATACTAA
- the lpxD gene encoding UDP-3-O-(3-hydroxymyristoyl)glucosamine N-acyltransferase, which translates to MKFSVEQIAKILEGEVEGDGEVLIDNFAKIEEGKPGSISFLANIKYEPYIYTTESSAVIVSKEFIPKSAIKSSLIRVKDPYLSVSKLMAAYQQMLKVKKVGIHPKSIISDSAELGEEVFVDALAYIGDHSVIGSEVNIGAGAYIGLRVKIGAGTIIHPGAKVMDDCVIGENCVLHPGVVIGSEGFGFAPDENGVFQDIPQLGNVVLGDNVSIGANTTIDRATMGSTRIGKGVKLDNLVQIGHNVEIGENTVIASQTGVSGSTKIGRNCMIAGQVGFVGHIKIADGTKIGAKSGVAKSIEEPGAYSGHPLLPLKQYLRLMINLSKMK; encoded by the coding sequence ATGAAGTTTTCTGTTGAGCAGATTGCTAAAATTCTCGAAGGTGAAGTAGAAGGTGATGGTGAAGTTTTGATCGATAATTTTGCCAAGATTGAGGAGGGGAAGCCAGGAAGTATTTCTTTTTTGGCTAATATAAAATACGAACCTTACATATATACTACGGAGTCCAGTGCCGTGATCGTATCGAAGGAGTTTATTCCTAAAAGCGCTATAAAATCCAGTCTTATACGTGTTAAGGATCCTTATTTGTCTGTGAGTAAGCTTATGGCTGCTTATCAGCAAATGCTGAAGGTAAAGAAAGTAGGTATACATCCTAAATCTATCATTTCGGATTCTGCTGAATTAGGGGAAGAAGTATTCGTAGATGCCTTAGCATATATCGGGGATCACTCGGTTATTGGTTCTGAAGTGAATATAGGTGCAGGTGCATATATTGGACTAAGAGTTAAGATTGGTGCCGGCACTATTATTCATCCTGGAGCCAAAGTTATGGATGACTGTGTAATAGGTGAAAATTGTGTTCTACATCCCGGGGTGGTAATAGGTTCTGAAGGATTTGGATTTGCCCCAGATGAGAATGGGGTTTTTCAGGATATTCCTCAGTTAGGAAATGTAGTTTTGGGTGATAATGTGAGCATTGGGGCTAACACTACCATTGACCGCGCTACTATGGGTTCCACCAGGATAGGAAAAGGTGTAAAGTTGGACAATTTGGTGCAGATTGGTCATAACGTAGAGATTGGTGAAAATACCGTAATCGCTTCTCAGACCGGGGTTTCGGGGTCCACTAAAATAGGAAGGAACTGTATGATTGCGGGTCAGGTAGGATTCGTAGGTCATATTAAGATAGCAGATGGCACTAAAATAGGTGCGAAGAGTGGAGTAGCCAAGAGTATTGAAGAACCAGGAGCATATTCCGGCCATCCTTTATTGCCATTGAAACAATACCTTAGGTTGATGATTAACCTAAGCAAAATGAAATAA
- a CDS encoding bifunctional UDP-3-O-[3-hydroxymyristoyl] N-acetylglucosamine deacetylase/3-hydroxyacyl-ACP dehydratase, which yields MNQKQHTITQSVTLSGKGLHTGEFTKITLKPAAINAGIVFQRVDLENKPLIPALVDYVVDTSRSTVLEKDGGRVGTVEHVLSALVGCEIDNILIEVEGPEIPILDGSSAPFVDAILEAVPAEQNAIRNFYEVSEAIHYKNLDKNIELAALPLNDYRLTVMVDFNSKVVHSQHAQLHELKLYKEQISRCRTFVFVHDIEMLYKNGLIKGGDLDNAIVIAEEDLSADTITNLSEVLGRPLEPAQTKAGILNAETLKFPNEPARHKLLDMMGDLALVGRPLKAHILAARPGHHSNVELAKLIKKQIDASENSAPNFDPNVAPVFTVQDIARLLPHRYPFQLVDKIVSLDGTTVVGVKNVTMNEPQFTGHFPENPVMPGVLQVEAIAQTGGVLVLTTTGEPESYWPYLVGIENCRFYKNVVPGDTLVIRCTLSSPIRMGVAKMTGEAWVGKNLVCSVAMTARLVKK from the coding sequence ATGAATCAAAAACAACATACCATAACCCAGTCTGTAACTTTATCGGGTAAGGGTTTACACACGGGTGAGTTTACAAAAATCACACTTAAGCCTGCTGCCATAAATGCGGGAATCGTGTTCCAAAGAGTGGATTTAGAGAACAAGCCACTTATTCCGGCTCTGGTGGATTACGTAGTAGATACCAGTAGAAGTACGGTTTTGGAAAAAGACGGAGGAAGAGTTGGAACGGTTGAACATGTTCTTTCTGCTTTAGTAGGGTGTGAAATTGACAATATTCTTATTGAAGTAGAAGGTCCGGAGATTCCCATTTTAGATGGAAGTTCGGCTCCATTTGTGGATGCTATTTTGGAAGCAGTTCCTGCGGAACAGAATGCCATTCGTAATTTCTACGAGGTTTCAGAAGCAATTCATTATAAGAATTTAGATAAAAACATTGAACTGGCGGCCTTACCATTGAATGATTATCGCCTCACTGTTATGGTGGACTTTAATTCTAAGGTAGTTCACAGTCAGCATGCGCAGTTGCACGAATTAAAATTATATAAAGAGCAGATCAGTCGTTGTCGCACATTTGTGTTTGTGCACGATATTGAAATGCTTTATAAAAATGGTTTGATCAAAGGGGGAGATCTAGATAATGCGATAGTGATTGCAGAGGAGGATTTATCTGCTGACACCATTACAAATCTTTCTGAGGTATTAGGTCGTCCTTTAGAGCCTGCACAGACGAAAGCTGGTATACTGAATGCTGAGACTTTGAAGTTTCCTAATGAACCGGCAAGGCATAAGTTGCTGGACATGATGGGAGATTTAGCTTTAGTGGGGAGGCCTTTAAAAGCTCATATTTTAGCGGCTAGACCTGGTCATCATTCGAATGTAGAGTTGGCAAAATTGATTAAAAAGCAGATTGATGCCAGTGAGAATTCTGCACCAAATTTTGACCCAAATGTAGCACCGGTGTTTACGGTTCAAGACATAGCTCGCTTATTACCACATAGATATCCGTTTCAATTAGTAGACAAAATCGTATCTTTGGATGGAACTACTGTTGTGGGGGTGAAAAATGTGACCATGAACGAACCTCAGTTTACGGGGCATTTTCCTGAAAATCCGGTGATGCCGGGTGTTCTACAAGTGGAAGCTATAGCTCAGACGGGTGGTGTGTTAGTTTTAACTACCACAGGTGAGCCGGAAAGCTACTGGCCTTATTTGGTCGGAATAGAAAATTGCAGGTTCTACAAGAATGTAGTTCCTGGAGATACGTTAGTAATACGTTGTACCCTTTCTTCGCCTATTCGTATGGGCGTAGCCAAGATGACAGGAGAAGCATGGGTAGGAAAGAATTTGGTGTGCTCTGTAGCCATGACCGCACGTTTAGTCAAGAAATGA